The genomic window CTCCGACGGCATTCTCGTCGAGGTCGCGCGCAACTGGCGCGGCATCGAGGTGCTCGAGGGCGGCGCCAAGGTCAAGGTCCAGCCCGGCGTCATCGGCGCCCACGTGAACCTGGCCCTGGGCCGGTTCAAGTCCAAGATGGGCCCCGATCCCGCCTCCATCAACACCTGCACGGTGGGCGGCATCCTCTCCAACAACTCCAGCGGCATGTGCTGCGGCGTCGCCCAGAACGCCTACCACACCCTGGACTCCCTCACCTTCGTCCTGCCCTCGGGCACGGTGATCGACACCGCCCGCCCCGATGCGGACGAGGCCTTCAAGGCCGCGGAACCCGCCCTGTGGGAGGGCCTGCTGGCCCTCAAGGCCGAGCTGGAGGCCAACGCGCCCCTGGCCACGCGCATCCGCGCCAAGTACAAGATCAAGAACACCACCGGCTACTCCCTCAACGCCTTCCTGGACTTCCAGCGCCCCGTGGACATCTTCCGCAACCTGCTGGTGGGTTCCGAGGGGACCCTCGCCTTCATCGCCGAGGCGATCCTGAGGACGGTGCCGGACCTGCCGGTGAAGGTCACCGGCTTCCTCATCTTCCCCGACGTCTACGCCGCATGCGCGGCCATCGTGCCCCTGAGGGACGCGGGCGCCGCGGCCCTCGAACTGCTGGACCGCGCCAGCCTTCGCTCCGTGGAGAACCAGGCCGGCATCCCCCCCTCCATCAAGGGCCTGCCCGAGGGCGCCGCGGCCCTGCTGGTGGAGTTCCAGGGCCAGGAGGAGGCGGCCCGGTACGACCTGGAGGCCAGGGCCATCGGGGCCACCGCCGGCCTGACCCTCCTGGAGCCCGCCAAGTTCACCCACAACCCCGTGGAGCAGGCCCTCTTCTGGAAGATCCGCTCGGGCACCTTCCCCTCCGTGGGGGCGGTGCGCAAGCGCGGCACCACCGTCATCATCGAGGACGTGGCCTTCCCCATCGAGAAGCTCGCCGACGCCACCGTGGATCTCACCAGGCTCTTCGCCAAGCACGGCTATGACGAGGCGATCATCTTCGGCCACGCCAAGGACGGCAACCTGCACTTCGTCATCACGCAGTCCTTCAACGACCAGGCCGCGGTGGACCGGTACGCCCGCTTCATCGACGACGTGGTGGAGCTGGTGGTGAAGAAGTACGACGGCGCCCTCAAGGCCGAGCACGGCACCGGGCGCAACATGGCCCCCTTCGTGGAGACCGAGTGGGGCGCCGAGGCCAAGGCCGTCATGGAGAAGCTCAAGGCCCTGGTGGACCCCGAGCGGCTCCTCAACCCCGGCGTCATCCTCACCGCCGACCCCAAGGGCCACCTGGCCGACCTCAAGCCCATGCCCGGGGTGGAGGAGGAGGTCGACAAGTGCATCGAGTGCGGCTACTGCGAACCCAAGTGCCCCAGCCGCGAGCTCACCCTCACCCCCCGCCAGCGCATCGTGGTGCGCCGCGAAATGGCCCGCCTGGAGGGCACCCGGGAAAACCCCGGCCTCCTGGGCTCGCTCACCGAGGCCTTCCCCTACATGGCCCTGCAGACCTGCGCCGTGGACGGCCTTTGCGCCACCGCCTGCCCCGTGGGCATCGACACGGGCCAGCTCACCAAGCGCTTCCGCCGCGCCAGCCACTCCCCCCGCGCCCAGAAGCTCGCGCTCACCGTGGCCCGCAACTTCGCCACCCTCGAGCCCGGAGTCCGCCTGGGCCTGCGCTCCGGCCACATCGTGCAGAGCATCTTCGGCAACGCCGCCATGCCCATGCTCACCCGGATCCTGAAGGCCTTCGGCTGGGCCCACCAGTGGAGCCCGGAGATGCCCAAGGCGGCCAAGGGCAAGCTTCCGGTCACGCAACGCGCCGGCGCCCAGGCCATCTACTTCCCGGCCTGCATCTCCCGCACCATGGGCCACCTGCCCGGGGAGGACACCAGCATCAGCCTCGTCGAGGCCCTCGTCGCCGTTTCCGCCCGCGCCGGGGTGCCCGTGCACATCCCCACCGACGTCGCCGGCACCTGCTGCGGGGTCCCCTTCTCCTCCAAGGGCTTCGACCTGGCCCACACGTTCACCGTGAACCAGGCCATCGAGCGTTTCTGGACCTGGAGCCACGAAGGCGAACTGCCCGTGGTGGTGGACACGTCCCCCTGCACCTACGGCCTGACCACCTGCCGCGCCTACCTCACCCCCGAGAACCAGGCGAAGTTCGACAAGCTCACCATCCTGGACGCCGTGGCCTTCGCCCATGACGTCCTGCTCCCCAAGCTGCAGGTCAAGCGCAAGATCGGCTCGGCCGTGCTGCACCCGGTGTGCTCCCTGACGAAGATGGCCCTCGCCCCCAAGCTCGAGGGCGTCGCCAAGGCCTGCGCCGAGAAGGTGCTGGTGCCCAAGGATGCCGGCTGCTGCGGCTTCGCCGGCGACCGCGGCTTCATGGTGCCCGAGCTCACCGCCTCGGCCACCAAGCACGAGTCCGCCGAGGTCCGCAAGGGCGCCTTCGACGCCCACCTCTCCAGCAGCCGCACCTGCGAGATCGGCATGACCCGCTCCACCGGCTCCATCTACCGCAGCTTCGTCTACCTCCTGGAGGCCTCCACCCGTCCCTGAGGTAGAGTTGGGGGATGGTCTTTCTTCTCGCCGTCTCCCTCCTCTGGGCCCTCTCCTTCGGACTGATCCCCCGGGTCAGTCCGCTGGGGGCGCCCTTCGTGGCCGCCGCCCGGTCCCTGCTGGCCCTGGCCCTCTTCCTGCCCTTCGTGCGGATCAGGGGCCTGGCCCGGCGGGACGGGTTCGCGCTGGCCCTGGTGGGCGCGCTTCAGTTCGGCCTGATGTACGTCTTCTACACCGCCAGCTTCCGGTGGCTGCTGCCCAGCGAGGTGGCCCTCTTCACCATCTTCACGCCCATCCTCGTGGCCCTGGCCGACGATGCCCTCTCCCTGCGCATGTCCTGGTCCGTGCTGGGCGTGGCGGCGCTGGCCGTGGCAGGCACCGCGATCTGCCTGGGCGCGCGGGTGCGCCAGGAAGGCGTGCTCCTGGGCTTCCTCCTGGTCATGGCCTCCAACGCCTGCTTCGCCCTGGGCCAGGTGGGGTACCGGCGCCTGGCGCGCCGCCTTGGAAGGCCCGACCGCCAGCTCATGGGCCTCCTCTTCACCGGCGCCGCCCTGGTGACCCTGGCCATGGCCGTGCCCGGGATCGACCTTCCCCGCATCCGGCAGGCCTCCGCTTCCCAGATCCTGGTGCTCGCCTACCTGGGCCTGGTGGCCTCGGGGCTGGGCTTCTTCCTCTTCAACACCGGCGCCCGCAAGGTGGACGTGGGCACCCTGGCGGTCTTCAACAACGCCAAGGTGCCCCTGGCCATCCTGGCTTCGGGCCTGGTGTTCGGGGAGCGGGTGGAATGGATACGACTCGCGATGGGGGGTGGGGTGATCGCCTTCGCACTGGCTCTGAATGCCACTATTCGTGGAAGATGAATAATTCTGTTGCAAAGTGGCGAGGCCATCACTAATTTCTGTAAATGCCCACGGCCCGCCTCATCACCCACCGGCTTGACGCAGATGATCCGGACATTTTTCCTTGAATTTAATTTCAATACCATTTTACAGCACCAACAAAATTGGCTCTCCATTGTCCAGCGCAAGCATTTGATATCGTAAAAATCTATTACGACAGGTGATATTTATGATTCGTTTTTTATCCTATATTACTTTAGGTTTTACATTTCCCTTCACGGGCGGCCTAACAGCAGGAGCGCCCGCCCAGGGTGCCATGCCCGCGGAAGTCGGCCCCGGAACCTGCGATTGGGGGATTTCGCTTCTGAATGGGGGCCGCTCCCGTTATAAGAGCCGGTGCCGTAACGGGGGGAATCATTGCAGGGCTTGGGGGACTGGTTTCCTCTGCCGTTCCGGGCGGTATCGAGCTTAGAGATAAATTCAATAGGAACGAAGAAAACTGGAAGGCTAATTTCCGTGCCATCCAGAACTATTCGGACACCAATTGCGCGGGCAATAAACCCGACATAAGTTATTAAACCAACAACTACTCACTGCATAATAAGGACCCACCAATGGCATTAACTCAACCAAGGTTGATTGCATCGAGCATGGTTTTCATTGTTGCCGTCACCACACCAATTTTTATAAAAGCTATTGATATTGAAAGTTGTCTTAACAAACTTCCATTCGTCATCCAATTCCTATTATCGAATATTATGGCATTTGGATTGTTATCTATATTCATAACAATAATAAAAGCTGTCGTGCGCATGCTGAAATCAAAAACCGTCAGGCCTGGTGAGGATTTCCCCAAATAAGCCTCGAAGGCACTTGCCTTATTCACCAACCGCCAACCAGAGTGGCATGAACAACCTCCGGCCCACGGGCGTCCAAGATCCACAGTATCCCCTCAGCGGGGTATCCAACGCTGATGATAATTGGGTTAATGCA from Geothrix sp. 21YS21S-2 includes these protein-coding regions:
- a CDS encoding EamA family transporter yields the protein MVFLLAVSLLWALSFGLIPRVSPLGAPFVAAARSLLALALFLPFVRIRGLARRDGFALALVGALQFGLMYVFYTASFRWLLPSEVALFTIFTPILVALADDALSLRMSWSVLGVAALAVAGTAICLGARVRQEGVLLGFLLVMASNACFALGQVGYRRLARRLGRPDRQLMGLLFTGAALVTLAMAVPGIDLPRIRQASASQILVLAYLGLVASGLGFFLFNTGARKVDVGTLAVFNNAKVPLAILASGLVFGERVEWIRLAMGGGVIAFALALNATIRGR
- a CDS encoding FAD-binding and (Fe-S)-binding domain-containing protein; this encodes MTNAATLRDSLAAIVGQDRVLDRPVDLIAFASDASFYRLIPKAVVFAGNVEEVKGLFRASHALRMPMTFRAAGTSLSGQSVSDGILVEVARNWRGIEVLEGGAKVKVQPGVIGAHVNLALGRFKSKMGPDPASINTCTVGGILSNNSSGMCCGVAQNAYHTLDSLTFVLPSGTVIDTARPDADEAFKAAEPALWEGLLALKAELEANAPLATRIRAKYKIKNTTGYSLNAFLDFQRPVDIFRNLLVGSEGTLAFIAEAILRTVPDLPVKVTGFLIFPDVYAACAAIVPLRDAGAAALELLDRASLRSVENQAGIPPSIKGLPEGAAALLVEFQGQEEAARYDLEARAIGATAGLTLLEPAKFTHNPVEQALFWKIRSGTFPSVGAVRKRGTTVIIEDVAFPIEKLADATVDLTRLFAKHGYDEAIIFGHAKDGNLHFVITQSFNDQAAVDRYARFIDDVVELVVKKYDGALKAEHGTGRNMAPFVETEWGAEAKAVMEKLKALVDPERLLNPGVILTADPKGHLADLKPMPGVEEEVDKCIECGYCEPKCPSRELTLTPRQRIVVRREMARLEGTRENPGLLGSLTEAFPYMALQTCAVDGLCATACPVGIDTGQLTKRFRRASHSPRAQKLALTVARNFATLEPGVRLGLRSGHIVQSIFGNAAMPMLTRILKAFGWAHQWSPEMPKAAKGKLPVTQRAGAQAIYFPACISRTMGHLPGEDTSISLVEALVAVSARAGVPVHIPTDVAGTCCGVPFSSKGFDLAHTFTVNQAIERFWTWSHEGELPVVVDTSPCTYGLTTCRAYLTPENQAKFDKLTILDAVAFAHDVLLPKLQVKRKIGSAVLHPVCSLTKMALAPKLEGVAKACAEKVLVPKDAGCCGFAGDRGFMVPELTASATKHESAEVRKGAFDAHLSSSRTCEIGMTRSTGSIYRSFVYLLEASTRP